From the Exiguobacterium aurantiacum genome, one window contains:
- the arcA gene encoding arginine deiminase: MTDQQTARDTTLKHPIHVYSEIGELRTVLLKRPGRELENLTPEYLERLLFDDIPHLPVIQKEHDYFASVLQNRGVEVLYLENLMAETLSLPGVRARFVADILSESKSNINGSYETLKEYLLAYDNEKLIETVMAGIRKSEIKPEKRRHLHEMIEDTYPFYLDPMPNLYFTRDPAAAIGNGLSINRMKEPARRRESLFTQYIMRYHPRFAKHDIPIWSDRDYRFAMEGGDELVLSKEVVAIGISERTTAQGIERVALNLLKNGGTFKKVIAIEIPKSRAFMHLDTVFTMVDHDKFTIHPFIQGPEGKMNIFELTLNAEGELHITQHTDLLNVLKAALGLDEIVLIPCGGGDPIAAAREQWNDGSNTLAIAPGVVVTYDRNYVSNELLRSEGVEVIEIMSSELSRGRGGPRCMSCPIIREDI; this comes from the coding sequence ATGACGGATCAACAAACCGCACGGGATACAACGCTAAAACATCCGATCCACGTGTATTCAGAAATTGGTGAACTTAGGACGGTACTATTGAAGCGCCCAGGTCGTGAACTCGAAAATTTGACCCCGGAATACTTGGAGCGACTCTTGTTTGATGACATTCCTCATCTTCCAGTCATTCAAAAAGAGCATGACTACTTTGCGAGCGTGCTCCAAAATCGTGGGGTCGAAGTGCTCTATCTCGAGAATTTGATGGCAGAGACGTTGTCGTTGCCGGGGGTGCGCGCACGTTTCGTCGCCGATATTTTGTCAGAGTCAAAATCGAATATCAACGGCTCATATGAGACGCTGAAAGAATATTTGCTCGCCTATGACAATGAAAAATTGATTGAAACCGTCATGGCCGGGATTCGCAAGTCTGAGATCAAGCCGGAAAAACGGCGGCACTTGCACGAGATGATTGAAGACACATATCCGTTCTATCTCGATCCGATGCCGAACTTATACTTCACTCGTGATCCGGCTGCGGCCATCGGGAACGGGCTATCGATCAACCGGATGAAAGAACCGGCGCGACGTCGCGAATCATTGTTCACGCAATATATTATGCGCTATCATCCGCGATTCGCGAAACACGACATCCCAATTTGGTCAGATCGCGACTACCGTTTCGCGATGGAAGGCGGGGATGAGCTCGTCCTCTCGAAAGAAGTCGTCGCCATCGGGATTTCTGAGCGGACGACGGCCCAAGGAATTGAGCGGGTCGCCCTCAACTTGTTGAAAAACGGCGGCACGTTCAAAAAAGTCATCGCCATCGAGATTCCGAAGTCACGCGCCTTCATGCACCTCGATACGGTCTTCACAATGGTCGACCATGACAAATTTACGATTCACCCGTTCATCCAAGGACCAGAAGGCAAGATGAACATCTTTGAACTGACGTTGAACGCTGAAGGTGAACTTCACATCACCCAACACACAGACCTGTTGAACGTGTTGAAAGCCGCACTCGGTCTCGATGAGATCGTCTTGATCCCATGTGGGGGCGGAGACCCGATTGCCGCGGCCCGCGAGCAATGGAACGACGGGTCGAACACACTCGCGATCGCGCCAGGGGTCGTCGTCACGTACGACCGCAACTACGTCTCGAACGAGTTGCTCCGCTCAGAAGGCGTCGAAGTCATCGAAATCATGTCGAGTGAACTGTCGCGTGGCCGTGGGGGTCCACGCTGTATGAGCTGTCCGATTATCCGCGAAGACATTTAA
- the cydD gene encoding thiol reductant ABC exporter subunit CydD, with the protein MNAVKRLQALALAEKRHIVGLVIAAVMIGLSILAQAYLIVDIVDQVFLKNASFESIVPTLGWLILALVTRALFGYMSGRIGASLSEKAKRSLRLQLLDRYTSNPIETSLSGQSGKKVSVYMDAVDEVDAYFSQYWPQVIQTSIIPLLILVVVFSQHWISGVIMMVTAPFIPIFFIIIGIATQKKSEEQMEKMNQFSGKFLDVLQGLTTLKLYGRTEREAEAIEKSSLDFRDATMVVLKTAFLSGLMLEFISMLSTGVVALEVALQMVVWQNLTFFSGFLILVLAPEYYLAIKDLGGAFHTGRGSMGAADRIFEALDAPDERLKWGDRTLTSRTPELELEAVSFAYEGGRFTLQPVSGVIPARAHVALVGASGSGKTTVLNVLSGLVKPDSGRVLVDGEPLETYTDSSWYDTIGYISQNPYLFAGAVADNIALGEAADEASILEAVNAAGLTDVIAQLPNGLDTELGEGGYGLSGGERQRLALARAFLKRPGIILFDEPTTGLDLVTEQIVRRSIDELSRDATLVTVAHRLHTIKQADAIWFMEDGKLLAQGTHDELLSVPQYADLFTLQKGVRG; encoded by the coding sequence ATGAACGCAGTGAAACGACTGCAAGCTCTCGCTTTAGCTGAAAAACGCCACATTGTCGGGCTCGTCATCGCCGCAGTGATGATCGGGTTATCGATTTTGGCGCAGGCGTATTTAATCGTCGACATTGTCGATCAAGTCTTTTTAAAGAATGCATCGTTTGAAAGCATCGTTCCGACGCTCGGCTGGCTCATCCTTGCGCTCGTCACCCGTGCCTTGTTCGGGTACATGTCAGGACGAATCGGTGCGAGTCTATCGGAGAAGGCGAAACGGTCGCTCCGATTGCAATTGCTCGACCGCTATACGTCGAACCCGATCGAGACTTCTTTGTCCGGCCAATCGGGAAAGAAAGTCAGCGTCTACATGGACGCGGTCGATGAGGTCGACGCCTACTTCAGTCAATATTGGCCGCAAGTCATTCAAACGTCGATCATTCCGCTGCTCATTCTCGTCGTCGTCTTCAGCCAACATTGGATCTCGGGCGTCATCATGATGGTGACGGCTCCGTTCATCCCGATTTTTTTCATCATCATCGGGATTGCGACACAGAAGAAGTCGGAAGAACAGATGGAGAAGATGAATCAGTTCTCCGGGAAGTTTCTGGACGTGCTGCAAGGACTGACGACGTTGAAACTATACGGTCGGACCGAACGCGAGGCAGAAGCCATCGAGAAGAGCAGTCTCGACTTCCGTGACGCGACGATGGTCGTCTTGAAGACGGCGTTCCTGTCGGGTCTCATGCTCGAGTTCATCTCGATGCTCAGCACAGGGGTTGTGGCACTCGAAGTGGCGCTACAAATGGTCGTTTGGCAGAACTTGACGTTCTTCTCCGGCTTTTTGATTCTCGTCTTGGCCCCGGAATATTATTTGGCCATCAAAGACCTCGGCGGTGCGTTCCATACCGGACGCGGCAGCATGGGGGCCGCCGATCGTATTTTCGAGGCGCTCGACGCACCGGATGAACGCTTGAAATGGGGCGACCGGACGTTGACGAGCCGGACACCCGAACTCGAGCTCGAAGCCGTGTCGTTCGCTTACGAAGGTGGACGCTTCACGCTTCAGCCTGTAAGCGGCGTGATTCCTGCCAGGGCCCACGTGGCACTCGTCGGGGCGAGCGGGTCCGGGAAGACGACCGTCTTGAACGTGTTGTCCGGCCTCGTCAAACCGGACAGTGGGCGTGTCCTCGTCGACGGCGAACCGCTCGAGACGTATACCGATTCGTCATGGTATGACACGATCGGTTATATCTCACAAAATCCGTATTTGTTCGCCGGCGCCGTTGCTGATAATATCGCCCTCGGGGAAGCGGCGGATGAAGCGAGCATCCTCGAAGCGGTGAACGCGGCCGGACTGACTGATGTCATCGCCCAATTGCCGAACGGACTCGATACCGAGCTCGGTGAAGGGGGTTACGGCTTGTCTGGAGGCGAACGGCAACGGCTCGCCTTGGCACGTGCCTTCTTGAAACGTCCCGGCATCATCTTGTTCGATGAGCCGACGACGGGCCTTGATTTAGTGACCGAGCAAATCGTCCGCCGCTCAATCGATGAGTTGTCGCGTGATGCGACGCTCGTCACGGTCGCGCATCGATTGCATACGATCAAGCAGGCGGATGCGATTTGGTTCATGGAAGATGGTAAGCTCCTCGCCCAAGGCACGCATGATGAACTGCTGAGTGTCCCGCAGTATGCCGACTTGTTCACGTTGCAGAAAGGAGTGAGAGGATGA
- the argF gene encoding ornithine carbamoyltransferase yields the protein MSTTYNFDLKGRHFLSLNDFSGDELNYLIDLSAAFKRQKKQGVPHRICEGKNVALLFEKPSTRTRCAFTVAAIDLGMHPEYLGKSDIQFGKKESVRDTAIVLGRMFDGIQFRGFAHDTVEGLAKDAGVPVWNGLTDLYHPTQILADFLTVKEQKGELFGIRFVYVGDGRNNMGNTLLIGGAKVGMDMRICAPKSLWPSDEVVDFARSVAAETGAKITLTESIDEAVADADVIYTDVWVSMGEEAEFAERIKLLHPYQVNMDMLMKTNNPDVMFLHCLPAFHDLETEVGRAIHAEYGLTEMEVTDEVFRSRHSFVFDEAENRMHTIKAVMAATLTDTFEWLER from the coding sequence ATGTCTACAACGTACAACTTTGATTTGAAAGGCCGTCATTTTCTATCATTGAACGATTTTTCAGGAGACGAGTTGAACTATTTGATCGATTTATCGGCCGCCTTTAAACGTCAAAAGAAACAAGGCGTCCCGCATCGCATCTGTGAAGGGAAAAATGTGGCCCTGTTGTTTGAGAAACCATCGACGCGGACGCGTTGTGCGTTCACCGTGGCGGCCATCGATCTAGGCATGCATCCGGAATACCTCGGGAAATCGGATATCCAGTTCGGCAAAAAAGAATCGGTGCGCGACACGGCGATCGTGCTCGGGCGTATGTTTGACGGTATCCAATTCCGCGGCTTCGCCCATGACACGGTCGAAGGGCTGGCCAAAGACGCCGGCGTCCCGGTGTGGAACGGGTTGACGGATTTGTATCACCCGACACAAATCTTGGCCGACTTCTTGACGGTCAAAGAACAGAAAGGTGAACTGTTTGGCATCCGCTTCGTCTATGTCGGCGATGGACGCAACAATATGGGCAACACGCTCCTCATCGGTGGGGCCAAAGTTGGGATGGATATGCGCATCTGCGCGCCGAAATCGCTTTGGCCGTCGGATGAAGTCGTCGATTTCGCCCGCTCGGTCGCAGCCGAGACAGGGGCGAAGATCACGTTGACCGAAAGCATCGACGAAGCGGTCGCCGACGCCGACGTCATCTACACGGACGTCTGGGTGTCGATGGGCGAAGAGGCCGAGTTCGCCGAACGCATCAAACTGCTCCACCCGTATCAAGTGAACATGGACATGCTCATGAAGACGAATAATCCGGACGTCATGTTCCTTCACTGTCTGCCAGCCTTCCACGATTTGGAGACCGAAGTCGGACGGGCGATCCATGCGGAGTATGGGTTGACCGAGATGGAAGTCACGGATGAAGTGTTCCGGAGCCGCCATTCTTTCGTCTTTGATGAAGCGGAGAACCGGATGCACACGATCAAAGCCGTGATGGCCGCGACGCTCACTGACACGTTTGAATGGCTTGAACGCTGA
- the arcD gene encoding arginine-ornithine antiporter: MSTKIAHDSSGTAGVQPEKKDRRLGLGALTALVVGSMIGGGAFNLAADLAQGANAGAILIGWVITGIGIIALGLSFQNLTMRRPDLDGGVYSYARAGFGQFVGFNSAWGYWLSAWLGNVAYATLLFSSVGYFFPIFEGGQNIASIIGASIMLWLVHSLILRGIHEASMINIITTIAKLVPIFAFITITLFFFNLDNFTFDFWGQGGFSWGSVRDQVVSTMLVTLWVFIGVEGAVVLSGRARKRSDVGKATVIGLLGTLIIYLLISVMSLGLMNPENVASASQPAMAYLLESAVGPWGAMLINGGLVISVLGAWLGWTLLAAEIPFVAGKDGVFPKWFTKENKNNAPANALWLTNGLIQLFLFTFLFSDAAYNFAFSLASSAILIPYAFSAFYQVKVAKNGIGYNAGERRTRDLIIGAVASIYGIWLIYAAGIDYLLLTTLLYAPGTLLYIKAQRENGIKTLTKTEWIVASILTVLAILAVVRIVSGNISVF, from the coding sequence ATGTCTACGAAAATAGCGCATGACTCAAGTGGAACGGCTGGCGTGCAACCAGAGAAAAAAGATCGACGTTTAGGACTCGGGGCGCTGACGGCACTCGTCGTCGGTTCGATGATTGGGGGCGGGGCCTTCAACTTGGCCGCCGATTTGGCACAAGGTGCGAACGCGGGAGCGATTTTGATCGGGTGGGTCATCACCGGGATTGGGATTATCGCCCTCGGTCTCAGTTTTCAAAATTTGACGATGCGTCGTCCTGACCTCGACGGCGGGGTGTACAGTTACGCCCGGGCCGGCTTCGGTCAGTTTGTCGGATTCAACTCGGCGTGGGGCTACTGGCTCTCCGCGTGGCTCGGCAACGTCGCCTACGCGACGCTCCTATTCAGTTCGGTCGGCTACTTCTTCCCAATCTTTGAAGGCGGTCAAAACATCGCATCGATCATCGGCGCCTCGATTATGCTATGGCTCGTGCATTCGTTGATTTTACGAGGCATCCACGAAGCATCGATGATCAATATCATCACGACGATCGCAAAACTCGTACCGATTTTTGCTTTTATCACCATCACCTTATTCTTCTTCAACCTCGACAATTTCACGTTCGATTTTTGGGGGCAAGGCGGTTTCTCGTGGGGTAGTGTGAGAGACCAGGTCGTCTCGACGATGCTCGTCACGCTATGGGTGTTCATCGGTGTCGAAGGGGCGGTCGTCTTGTCCGGACGGGCCCGGAAGCGCTCGGACGTCGGGAAAGCGACGGTCATTGGATTGCTCGGCACACTCATCATCTATCTGCTCATCTCGGTCATGTCGCTCGGTCTCATGAATCCGGAAAACGTGGCAAGCGCCTCGCAACCGGCAATGGCGTACTTGCTCGAGTCGGCGGTCGGACCGTGGGGTGCGATGCTCATCAATGGTGGTCTCGTCATCTCTGTTCTTGGGGCCTGGCTCGGCTGGACGTTGCTTGCTGCAGAAATCCCATTTGTGGCCGGGAAAGACGGTGTGTTCCCGAAATGGTTCACGAAAGAGAATAAAAACAACGCACCGGCCAATGCGCTCTGGCTCACGAACGGGTTGATTCAGCTGTTCCTCTTCACATTCCTGTTCTCGGATGCGGCGTATAACTTCGCTTTCTCGCTCGCCTCGAGCGCGATCTTGATCCCGTACGCCTTCTCGGCCTTCTATCAAGTCAAAGTCGCCAAGAATGGCATCGGCTACAACGCCGGCGAGCGCCGGACGCGTGACCTCATTATCGGTGCCGTCGCCTCGATATACGGCATTTGGCTCATCTATGCGGCTGGAATCGACTATCTTCTCCTGACGACGCTACTATATGCGCCAGGGACGTTGCTCTACATCAAGGCCCAACGTGAGAACGGCATCAAGACGTTGACGAAGACGGAATGGATTGTGGCTAGCATCTTGACGGTGCTTGCGATCTTGGCGGTCGTGCGCATCGTCTCAGGAAATATCTCAGTCTTTTGA
- the arcC gene encoding carbamate kinase — protein sequence MRNKRVVIALGGNAIQQGKDATAEAQIRAVEATAESLAALIAEGVDVIITHGNGPQVGNLMLQQAASDSPATPALPLDVCGAMTQGMIGYWFENALAKALRARGLERSVAPIVTRSVVDPNDSAFSHPTKPIGPFYDEAEAQQIERTTGYVFKEDAGRGYRRVVPSPYPVAILEHTVIRDLVAHEHIVVASGGGGIPVIDTADGYVGVEAVIDKDFAAAKLAELVEADMLLILTAVDHVFVDFGTPSARALEETTKEQLEAYIAEGQFAPGSMLPKVRAALQFAESGHDRVAVITSLEQALAAVRGDVGTRVRLAATLQQ from the coding sequence ATGCGGAATAAACGAGTAGTCATCGCACTAGGCGGAAATGCAATTCAACAAGGAAAAGACGCGACGGCCGAGGCTCAAATTCGAGCCGTTGAGGCGACAGCGGAATCGTTGGCTGCCTTGATTGCCGAAGGGGTCGACGTCATCATCACCCATGGGAACGGTCCTCAAGTCGGAAACTTGATGTTACAACAGGCCGCATCAGACAGTCCGGCGACACCAGCTTTGCCGCTCGACGTCTGTGGTGCGATGACGCAAGGCATGATTGGATATTGGTTTGAAAATGCCCTCGCCAAGGCACTGAGAGCCCGAGGCTTGGAACGTTCGGTCGCGCCGATCGTCACGCGGTCGGTCGTCGACCCGAACGATAGCGCCTTCAGTCACCCGACGAAACCGATCGGTCCGTTTTACGATGAGGCAGAAGCGCAACAGATTGAACGGACGACCGGCTACGTCTTCAAAGAAGATGCCGGTCGCGGCTATCGTCGCGTCGTCCCGAGCCCGTATCCGGTCGCGATTCTCGAGCATACGGTCATCCGTGACCTCGTCGCGCATGAACACATCGTCGTCGCCTCTGGCGGCGGCGGAATTCCCGTCATCGACACAGCCGACGGCTATGTCGGGGTCGAGGCCGTCATCGATAAAGACTTCGCCGCCGCGAAACTCGCTGAACTCGTCGAGGCGGACATGCTCCTCATCTTGACCGCCGTCGACCACGTGTTCGTCGATTTCGGGACTCCGTCGGCGCGGGCGCTCGAGGAGACGACGAAAGAACAGCTCGAGGCGTATATCGCCGAAGGCCAGTTCGCACCGGGCAGCATGTTGCCGAAAGTCCGGGCCGCCCTTCAATTCGCCGAGTCAGGACACGACCGGGTCGCCGTCATCACTTCACTCGAGCAAGCCCTTGCGGCGGTGCGAGGCGATGTCGGGACGCGTGTCCGACTCGCTGCGACGCTCCAACAATAA
- a CDS encoding Crp/Fnr family transcriptional regulator: protein MKPKWTVDDLRQLDVFAKCAARELEALLPHVYCRTYRKGQLLFMEGDPRERVYFLISGYVKLERNNETATHQYTDYLKPKQLFPYRGLMTEPYYQHSAEALTDIEVIYMPTDRFEQLVSRNASMLLHIVGQMNRILDLHERRVQDIITPSATDRVLNTIHYLIEDLGEPEAAGVRVRCPFTTVEISRLSGTSRETVSNILSRLRKEDVLQFDARELMIGHPEYFEQSTV, encoded by the coding sequence ATGAAACCAAAATGGACCGTAGACGACTTGCGACAGCTTGATGTGTTCGCCAAATGTGCCGCGCGCGAGCTCGAGGCGCTGTTGCCTCATGTCTATTGCCGCACGTATCGGAAAGGTCAGCTCTTATTTATGGAAGGCGACCCTCGGGAACGCGTCTACTTTTTAATCAGCGGTTATGTGAAGCTCGAACGCAACAATGAGACGGCGACCCATCAATATACAGACTACTTGAAACCGAAGCAACTGTTTCCGTATCGCGGTTTAATGACGGAACCGTATTATCAACATTCGGCGGAGGCGTTGACCGACATCGAGGTCATTTATATGCCGACGGACCGATTCGAACAACTCGTCTCCCGGAACGCGTCGATGTTGCTCCATATCGTCGGGCAGATGAATCGAATTCTCGACTTGCACGAACGACGTGTCCAGGATATCATCACCCCGAGCGCGACCGACCGTGTGCTCAACACGATTCATTATTTGATTGAAGACCTCGGGGAACCGGAAGCGGCGGGCGTCCGCGTCCGTTGTCCGTTCACGACGGTTGAAATCTCACGTTTGTCCGGGACGTCACGAGAGACCGTGTCGAACATCTTGTCACGCTTGCGGAAAGAAGATGTGCTCCAATTCGACGCACGTGAATTGATGATTGGCCATCCGGAATATTTTGAACAGTCGACCGTATGA
- a CDS encoding glycoside hydrolase family 31 protein — translation MRLFEEENVYTKQMKSQADDRAIVQGSCYRFTVLTSQLIRMEYAEDGVFEDRPTQVVWNRAFDVPEFRVIEDEAELQIITEHVHLYYTKGPFAPNTLYVDVKGNFSTYYSRYTFNGPERTLKGTARTLDHVDGATELGEGIASKQGYAVIDDSDSFIMTEDRFVEPRRKHIHDLYYFGYGHEYKRALRDFYQLTGPTPLLPRKALGNWWSRYWRYDETEYKELMRRFKTEDIPFSVSVIDMDWHVTDVPEEYGSGWTGYSWNKNLFPDPKGFLTWLKQEALLVTLNLHPADGVRAFEDQYEAMAEAMGLDPSHGDRIPFDFSDKRFIQAYFEQMHHPHEVDGVDFWWIDWQQGSTSKMEGLDPLWMLNHYHATDIARDGNRPLIFSRYAGPGSHRYPVGFSGDTLISWASLAFQPYFTATAANIGYGWWSHDIGGHYRGSKDDELAARWVAFGVFSPIMRLHSTLSTFNGKEPWRFGLEAERSMKTFLRLRHQLIPYIYTMNWRNHAGALPLVLPMYYEHPDEDPAYEVPNEYYFGSELIVSPIVEPMNKQLHVAAANVWLPKGDWFDFFTGHRYAGEKSIRAFRGLNEQAVFAKAGAIIPMARHYSGRNDTDNPVDLEVLVFPGASNTFTLYEDNGSDRDYETGAYAETTFTLDWEERSLHVQVTGDRSVLPVDRNVTLLLRGVTGSGEYNRETQTLRLELGPIDEEMTVSLPVELTTNDHRLDRLYRFLDRAEISYDLKDRLYRSAAAKTRLEAWLFDLHALELDRDLQDAIMELMLD, via the coding sequence ATGCGTCTATTTGAAGAGGAGAACGTCTATACGAAGCAAATGAAATCCCAGGCCGATGATCGCGCGATCGTCCAAGGGAGCTGTTATCGCTTTACGGTACTGACGAGCCAACTGATTCGGATGGAATATGCCGAGGATGGGGTGTTTGAAGACCGGCCGACCCAAGTCGTCTGGAACCGCGCATTCGATGTCCCGGAATTCCGCGTGATTGAAGATGAGGCGGAACTTCAGATCATCACGGAGCACGTCCATCTCTACTATACGAAAGGACCGTTCGCGCCGAATACGTTGTATGTCGACGTGAAAGGGAATTTCAGTACTTATTATAGCCGCTACACGTTCAACGGACCGGAGCGGACGTTGAAAGGGACGGCGCGAACGCTCGACCACGTCGATGGGGCGACCGAGCTCGGTGAAGGGATTGCCTCGAAACAAGGGTATGCCGTCATCGATGACTCTGATTCGTTCATCATGACGGAAGATCGTTTCGTCGAACCGAGACGGAAACATATCCATGATTTGTACTACTTTGGCTATGGGCATGAGTATAAGCGCGCACTCCGTGACTTCTATCAACTGACCGGACCGACGCCGCTGTTACCGCGGAAAGCGCTAGGCAACTGGTGGAGCCGCTATTGGCGTTATGATGAGACGGAATATAAAGAACTCATGCGCCGCTTCAAGACAGAGGACATCCCGTTCTCGGTCAGCGTCATCGACATGGATTGGCACGTCACCGACGTCCCGGAAGAGTATGGGAGCGGTTGGACGGGCTACTCTTGGAACAAAAACTTGTTTCCGGACCCGAAAGGCTTCTTGACGTGGCTCAAACAAGAAGCGTTGCTCGTCACGTTGAACCTGCACCCGGCGGACGGCGTGCGTGCGTTTGAAGACCAATACGAGGCGATGGCCGAGGCGATGGGTCTCGACCCGTCCCATGGCGATCGCATCCCGTTCGACTTTTCCGATAAACGCTTCATTCAAGCCTATTTCGAACAGATGCACCACCCCCATGAAGTCGACGGTGTCGATTTTTGGTGGATTGACTGGCAGCAAGGCTCGACGTCGAAAATGGAAGGGCTTGACCCGCTCTGGATGTTGAATCACTATCACGCGACCGACATCGCCCGGGACGGCAATCGCCCGCTCATCTTCTCCCGTTATGCGGGGCCGGGCAGTCATCGCTATCCGGTCGGATTCTCGGGTGACACGTTGATTTCGTGGGCGTCTCTGGCCTTCCAACCGTACTTTACAGCGACGGCGGCCAATATCGGTTACGGCTGGTGGAGCCATGACATCGGCGGCCATTATCGCGGTTCGAAAGACGACGAGCTCGCCGCACGCTGGGTCGCGTTCGGGGTGTTCAGTCCAATCATGCGGCTGCACTCGACGTTGAGTACGTTCAACGGCAAAGAACCGTGGCGCTTCGGTCTCGAGGCGGAGCGGTCGATGAAGACGTTCTTGCGTCTTCGTCATCAGTTAATTCCATACATTTATACGATGAACTGGCGCAATCATGCCGGCGCCTTGCCGCTCGTCTTACCGATGTACTATGAACATCCGGACGAGGACCCGGCATATGAGGTGCCGAATGAGTACTACTTCGGCAGCGAGCTCATCGTCTCTCCAATCGTCGAGCCGATGAACAAACAACTTCATGTCGCAGCGGCGAACGTCTGGTTGCCGAAAGGCGACTGGTTCGACTTCTTTACCGGTCATCGCTATGCGGGCGAAAAATCGATTCGGGCGTTCCGTGGACTCAACGAACAGGCCGTGTTCGCCAAAGCCGGGGCCATCATCCCGATGGCGCGCCATTACTCGGGCCGGAACGATACGGATAATCCAGTCGATTTGGAAGTGCTCGTCTTCCCGGGCGCATCGAACACGTTCACGCTTTATGAAGATAACGGGTCGGACCGTGACTATGAGACGGGTGCTTACGCTGAGACGACGTTCACGCTCGATTGGGAAGAGCGAAGCCTTCACGTCCAAGTGACAGGAGACCGATCAGTGTTGCCGGTGGACCGCAATGTCACGTTACTCCTTCGAGGTGTGACCGGTTCTGGTGAATACAATCGAGAGACCCAGACACTGCGCCTCGAACTCGGTCCGATTGACGAGGAGATGACGGTGTCACTCCCGGTCGAACTGACGACGAACGATCACCGGCTCGATCGCTTGTATCGCTTCTTGGACCGCGCCGAGATTTCCTACGATTTGAAAGACCGCCTGTATCGATCTGCTGCCGCGAAGACACGGCTTGAGGCATGGCTGTTCGACTTGCATGCGCTCGAGCTCGACCGCGACCTGCAAGACGCGATCATGGAATTGATGCTCGACTGA